Genomic window (Croceicoccus sp. Ery15):
ATAGGCGGGCAGCATGTCTTCGTTCAGCCAGACCGCGCCCGCGACCGTCTTGCCCATCTTGGTGCCATCGGCCGTGGTCAGCAGCGGAGTGGTGACGCCGAACACCTCGGTCCCGTCCATCCGGCGGGCCAGTTCGACGCCATTGACGATATTGCCCCACTGGTCGCTGCCGCCCATTTGCAGGCGACACCCCATCCGCTGCGACAATTCGCGGAAGTCATAGGCCTGCAGGATCATATAGTTGAATTCGAGGAAGCTGAGCGATTGCTCGCGGTCGAGCCGCATCTTCACCGAATCGAAGCTGAGCATCCGGTTGACCGAGAAATGGCGGCCCACCTCGCGCAGGAAAGGGATATATTCGAGCTTGTCGAGCCAGTCGGCATTATCGACCATGACGGCATCGGTGGGACCGTCGCCAAAGGTGATGAATCGTTCGAACACGGTACGGATCGAGGCGACATTGGCCGCGATCTTTTCCTCGCTCAACAGGCTGCGTGCTTCATCCTTGAAGCTGGGGTCGCCGATCTTGCCGGTGCCGCCACCCATCAGCACGATCGGCTTGTGCCCGGCCTGTTGCAGGCGGCGCAGCAGCATGATCTGGACCATGCCGCCGACATGCAGTGACGGGGCGGTGGGGTCGAAACCGATATATCCGGATATGATCCCGCGACTTGCCAGCGCGTCGAGCGCGGCGGCATCGGTCATCTGGTGGATATAGCCCCGCTCGTCCAGCAGGCGCAGCAGATCGGAAGTGTACTGGCTCATAATGGCGGCGCGGTTAGCACGGGTGGGGCCATGCGCAAAGGCGTCACGGCGAAAAGGCGCAGTTTTCACACAGGCTGCATCGGGGGAGATTGCGCCGCCGCGAAGGCTTGGGCAGGAAGGGGCGATGTCCCGCCTGATCTGCCATCCCGAAACCCCGCCTCTCGCTGTCGAGAGGGTGGAGGCGCAACTGATCCGCCTGCCTGCCGCAGGGGCGAGTACGGGGGCCTTGCTGGCGCGTTACCGCATCACCGGTATCGGCAGGCTGGTGATGCCCGCATTTACGGGGCGCGGGCGCGAGGACGGGCTGTGGAAGCATAGCTGCGCCGAATTGTTCCTTGCCCCCGAAACGCCCGGCTATCGCGAATATAATTTTGCCCCCACCGGTCGCTGGGCCGCCTATGATTTCCGCGACTATCGCAAGCCTGCGGGGGAATACGAGCCGTTGGAAATCCCCGAAATCTCGGTCCGGACCGGCGACACCATGGCCGTATTGGATGCAAGGCTTAACCCGCGCGAGATTACCGGCTTCGTCCGCGCCAACCTGTCGATGGTGATCGAGGAAGAGGGCGGTCATCTGTCATACTGGGCACTGGCCCATCCGGGCGACCGGCCCGATTTCCATCATCCCGATTCCTTTCTGCACCAGATCGAGCCTGCCTGATGTCCTATCCTTCCGTGAAATTCGGTATCGACCGACTGCTGGCCGATCCGGCCCTGCGCGCGCCGCTGCGGGGCAAGCGCGTCGCGCTGGTCGCGCATCCGGCGTCGGTGACGGCGGAGCTGACGCACTCGCTCGACGCATTGATGGCCTGCGACGATATCGAGATCACGGCCGCGTTCGGCCCGCAACACGGGCTGAAGGGCGACAAGCAGGACAATATGGTCGAGACGGCGGACGAGACCGATCCGGCCTACGGCATTCCGGTTTTCAGCCTTTACGGCGAAGTCCGCCGGCCGAGCGGTCAGATGATGTCGACGGCGGATGTGTTCCTGTTCGATCTTCAGGATCTGGGCTGCCGGATCTACACCTTTGTCACCACGCTGCTCTACATGCTGGAGGCCGCGGCCGAGGCAGGGAAAGAGGTATGGGTGCTCGACCGGCCCAATCCGGCGGGGCGTCCGGTGGAGGGAACACTGCTGCTGCCCGGGCAGGAAAGTTTCGTCGGGGCAGGGCCAATGGTGATGCGCCACGGGCTGACACTGGGGGAAATGGGGCACTGGTTTGTGCGCCACTTCGGTCTGGATGTGGCCTATCGCGTGATCGAAATGGACGGCTGGCAGCCCGATGCCGCAGCCGGTTTCGGCTGGCCCGAAGATCGTATCTGGATCAACCCCAGCCCCAATGCCGCCAATCTCAACATGGCACGCGCCTATGCCGGCACGGTGATGATCGAGGGGGCGACGGTTTCCGAAGGACGCGGCACGACGCGCCCGCTGGAAGTGTTGTTCGGCGCGCCCGATCTGGATGCCAGGGCCGTGCTGGCCGAAATGCAAAGCTTTGCGCCCGAATGGCTGGCAGGGTGCGCGCTACGCGAATGCTGGTTCGAGCCGACCTTTCACAAGCATGCCGGAACGCTGTGTTCGGGGCTGATGGTCCATGCAGAAGAGCCGTTCTATGACCATGCCGCTTTCCGCCCTTGGCGTTTGCAGGCACTGGCGTTCAAGGCGATCCGTAGGCTCTATCCGGATTACGACCTGTGGCGCGATTTTCCCTATGAGTATGAATTCGACCGGCTGGCTATCGATGTGATCAATGGCGGTCCGGCCTTGCGCGAATGGGTCGACGATCCGGCGTCCACACCCGCCGGTCTGGAAGCCGTCGCGGGCGCGGACGAAGCCCGCTGGCGCAGGGAAATCGCACCTTTCCTGCTTTATTGAAGCGTCGCGAACGAGGCGGGGTCGCCGAAGCCGACCGACGTCATCGAAAGCGCGCCGTCGATCGTGTCGTTAAAGAGCGACACGGCATCGCCCGCAAGCCGCGCCCCTGCGGCATAGAGTAGCGGCAGATAATGTTCGCCGCTGTTGATCGCCTTGGCGGCGGGCTGGTCGTCGGGAGCGAAACCGCTGATCGCATCGTCGTCGCCCGCGATCAGCGCCCGGTTGATGCGCGACTGGAAGTCGATCGCCCAGTCGGGCCGTGTGCCGGCGCTTTGCCGCCATAGCGCCAGATTATGGACGATATTTCCGCTCGCCGCGATCAGAATGCCTTCGTCGCGCAGGCTGCCCAGCTTGCGGCCGATTTCCAGATGGCGCGGCGGGGGTGCTGTCATATCCACGCTCATTGCGACGACCGGGATATCGGCATCGGGGAACATCGGCAGCAGCGTGCCCCACACGCCATGGTCGAAGCCATAGGCATCGTCGAGTTCGGCATTGCCGATCATCTCCGCAACGCGTGCCGCCAATGACGGATCGCCCGGCGCGGCGTAGCGCATATCGTACAAGGCTTGGGGAAAGCCGCGAAAATCATGGATCGTCTGCGGCGAGGGCGAGCCGGTCAGCCGCGTACCGCCGCGCGTCTCCCAATGGGCGGTGATGCTGACGATCGCCTTGGGACGGGGCAGGGCACGGCCCAAAGCCTCTAGCCCCGCGCGTTCGGGATTGTCGGTGATCATGGTTATGGGCGATCCATGCCCAAGGAACAGGGAATGCTGTCTGGTCATGCCGCCCATGTGGCAAGAGCAGACCATGTCGCCAAGAAGGCACAGGAATGTGCCTGGGCCTAAGGGAGTCTCCGGCTCATCCCTGCTTGCGGCTCAATTGTCGCATGGCATCCTCGATCCCGCCCAGCGTCAGCGGATACATGCGATCGTTCAGCAATTGGCGGATCATGCGGTTGGACTGGCTGTACCCCCACGCGCGCTCGGCTTCGGGGTTCAGCCAGACGGTGGCGGGATAGGTATTGGCCACGCGCTGCAACCAGACCGAGCCCGCTTCCTCGTTCATATATTCGACCGACCCGCCGGGGTGAGAGATTTCATAGGGGCTCATCGCCGCGTCGCCCACGAAGATCACTTTGTAATCATGGCCATATTTGTGAAGAATGTCCCAGGTCTGGGTGCGATCCTGCCAGCGGCGCGCATTATCCTTCCACACGAAATCGTATAGGCAATTGTGGAAGTAGAAGAACTCCATGTTCTTGAACTCCCCCGTGGCGGCAGAGAACAGTTCCTCGACCAGCTTGACATGCGGGTCCATCGAACCGCCGACATCCAGAAACAGCAGCAGTTTCACCGCATTATGGCGTTCGGGCCGCATGCGAATGTCCAACCAGCCCTGTCGCGCCGTTCCTGCGATCGTGGCGTCAAGGTCCAGTTCTTCGGCGGCGCCTTCGCGCGCGAAACGGCGCAGGCGGCGCAGCGCGACCTTGATATTGCGCGTGCCCAGTTCACGCGTGTTGTCGAGATTGGCGAAATCGCGCTTTTCCCAGACTTTCAACGCTCGTTTGTGCCGCGATTGCCCGCCGATCCGCACGCCTGCGGGGTTGTAACCCGAATGGCCAAAGGGGCTGGTCCCGCCCGTGCCGATCCATTTGTTGCCGCCCTGATGGCGCTCTTCCTGCTCTTCCAGACGCTTTTTCAGCGTCTCCATGATCTCGTCCCAGTCGCCCAGTTCCTCGATCCTGGCCATTTCCTCGGGGCTCAGGAACTTTTCGGCCACGGCGCGCAGCCATTCTTCGGGAATATCGGCACGCGTTTCGCCGATATCGGATAATATGCCGTTGAAAACCTTTTGGAAAACCTGATCGAACCGGTCGAGCAGCCCTTCGTCTTTCACATAGACCGAGCGGGAGAGGTAATAGAAATCTTCCGGACGGCGTTCGATCACGTCGCGGTCCAGCGCTTCCAGCAACAGCAGATGCTCTTTCAGGCTGGCCGGAATCCCCGCGCTGCGCAATTCGTCGAGGAAATTGAGGAGCATGCAATGATGGCCTTGTGCAGCGGAACGGTCAGACCGCCCACCATAGGCACGGATACGCCGGATGGGAAATTGTGGGCGGCGATACCGCCACGGCATCGGGATAAAGCCTGATTGTGGGGCTGCCGAAAAGGCGCAGTGTGTACGCCACATGCGCGACAACGCGCGCTGGGAGCGTGCATCGATGAAAAAACTTCTTCTCGCCGGGTTCTTCCTGCTGGTTCCGTTGGTCGTTCTGGCCGTGCTGGTCGAAAAGGCGTTCGAGTTCTCGTTGAAACTGACCCGTCCGCTGGGGCGCTTCGTGCAGATCGACACCTTGGGCGAGATGGCGGTGGCCAATATCATCGCGGTTCTGGCCATCCTGCTGGTGTGCCTGCTGGCAGGGCTGGTGGCGCATATGACGCGCTTTTCGCACAGGCTGGACCGTCTGGACCGCGTCGTGGTGGCGGCCGTGCCCGCCTATGCCGTCGCCAAGGTCGCGCTGGGCGCAGCGGCCAGGGGCGCGCAGGGCGAGGGCAATATGACGCCGGTGCTGGTGCGGTTCGACGATTATTCGCAGATCGCGTTCGAGATCGAGCGGAACGAGGATTACGCTATGCTCTTCCTGCCGGGCTCGCCCACGGTGTTCGCGGGCGCATCGGTCAGGGTGGAAATAGAACGCGTAACCCCCATAGACCTGTCGTTCGGCGAGGCAGTCGGTATCCTGCAATTGCTGGGCAAGGGGAGCCTTGGCGTGCCGCGTATTGCGGCGCCTGAACTATACCCCGCCTGAACTATCTTCCGCCCGCAGCGGAACTACCGCTCGCGCCGCGCCATGAAGGCCAGCCGTTCGAACAGCATCACGTCCTGCTCGTTCTTCAGCAAGGCGCCGTGCAGCGGCGGGATCGCCTTGGTCGCGTCTTTCTGTTGTAGCACGTCGAGCGGCATATCCTCGACCAGCAGCAGTTTCAGCCAGTCGAGCAATTCGCTGGTGCTCGGCTTTTTCTTGAGGCCGGGCACATCGCGGATTTCGTAAAACATCTCTAGCGCCTTGGCCACCAGACGCTGCTGGATGCCGGGGAAGTGAACCTCGACAATCTCGGCCATCGTCCCGGGGTCGGGGAATTTGATGTAATGAAAGAAACAGCGGCGCAGGAAGGCGTCGGGCAGGTCTTTTTCGTTGTTCGAGGTGATAACCACGATCGGCCGTTCCCTCGCCTCGATCCGCTCGCCCGTTTCGTAAACGTCGAATGTCATGCGGTCGAGTTCCTGAAGCAGGTCGTTCGGAAACTCGATATCGGCCTTGTCGATCTCGTCGATCAGCAGAACGGGCAGTTCGGGCGAAGTGAACGCTTCCCACAACTTGCCCTTGCGGATGTAATTGGCGATGTCGTGCACACGCTCGTCGCCCAATTGCCCGTCGCGCAGGCGGGCGACCGCATCATATTCATACAGCCCCTGCTGCGCCTTGGTCGTGGATTTGACGCCCCATTCGATCAGCGGCGCGCCGATGGCCTTTGAAATCTCGTGCGCCAGAACGGTCTTGCCGGTGCCGGGTTCGCCCTTGACCAGCAGGGGACGGCGCAGCGTAACGGCCGCGTTGACAGCCACCTTCAGATCGTCGGTCGCCACATAGTTTTCGGTGCCGGTAAAGCGCTGCATCCCAAATCCTGTCGATTGTCTGTTTGTCGTCACGCTAGATATTGCATCGCAGCATGGCAAGCGCGTGGCGGCGATATGCGCGTTCAGTATCCGAACAGACGCGGATAGCGCCGGACAAAGCGCCGTAGCCAGAAATCGGTCCGGTCGCGCCGCGCGCGATGCATATAGCGCCAGCCGGCCAGCGCGATCACTGCCGATCCCAGCGTGTCGACGATCAGGTCCCACATCGTATCGGTCAACCCCGAAGGATCGCCCAGCATCGGCTTCTGCATGTTCATGCCTAGCAACTGGTCGGCACCGAACTCAACGATTTCCCACAACGCGCCGATACCGACGCCGAAAAAGAACGCGAATAAGGCGACGAAGCTGGGTTTCATGGTCACGTCGACCAGCTCGTTCTCGTTCACCAGATAGACGAACAGAAAGCCCAGCATGCCCAGCAGCACGCCCGAACTGGTGTGCAGGGCAAGGTCCCACCACCAGAAGCGTTCGTAATAATCGCGCACCTCGCCAAGGAACAGCGTGGCGAAGATGAAGAGGACGGTGAAGATCTGGATCTCGACCGGAATGAAAACCGGCAGCTTGCCCGGAAACAGCGCCGGAACGCCGATGAGTACCATCAGCATCAGGAC
Coding sequences:
- the ygiD gene encoding 4,5-DOPA dioxygenase extradiol, which translates into the protein MTRQHSLFLGHGSPITMITDNPERAGLEALGRALPRPKAIVSITAHWETRGGTRLTGSPSPQTIHDFRGFPQALYDMRYAAPGDPSLAARVAEMIGNAELDDAYGFDHGVWGTLLPMFPDADIPVVAMSVDMTAPPPRHLEIGRKLGSLRDEGILIAASGNIVHNLALWRQSAGTRPDWAIDFQSRINRALIAGDDDAISGFAPDDQPAAKAINSGEHYLPLLYAAGARLAGDAVSLFNDTIDGALSMTSVGFGDPASFATLQ
- a CDS encoding VWA domain-containing protein produces the protein MLLNFLDELRSAGIPASLKEHLLLLEALDRDVIERRPEDFYYLSRSVYVKDEGLLDRFDQVFQKVFNGILSDIGETRADIPEEWLRAVAEKFLSPEEMARIEELGDWDEIMETLKKRLEEQEERHQGGNKWIGTGGTSPFGHSGYNPAGVRIGGQSRHKRALKVWEKRDFANLDNTRELGTRNIKVALRRLRRFAREGAAEELDLDATIAGTARQGWLDIRMRPERHNAVKLLLFLDVGGSMDPHVKLVEELFSAATGEFKNMEFFYFHNCLYDFVWKDNARRWQDRTQTWDILHKYGHDYKVIFVGDAAMSPYEISHPGGSVEYMNEEAGSVWLQRVANTYPATVWLNPEAERAWGYSQSNRMIRQLLNDRMYPLTLGGIEDAMRQLSRKQG
- the tyrS gene encoding tyrosine--tRNA ligase, which translates into the protein MSQYTSDLLRLLDERGYIHQMTDAAALDALASRGIISGYIGFDPTAPSLHVGGMVQIMLLRRLQQAGHKPIVLMGGGTGKIGDPSFKDEARSLLSEEKIAANVASIRTVFERFITFGDGPTDAVMVDNADWLDKLEYIPFLREVGRHFSVNRMLSFDSVKMRLDREQSLSFLEFNYMILQAYDFRELSQRMGCRLQMGGSDQWGNIVNGVELARRMDGTEVFGVTTPLLTTADGTKMGKTVAGAVWLNEDMLPAYDFWQYWRNCDDRDVGRFLRLFTDVPLDEIAQLESLEGSAINDAKILLADEVTSLCRGADAAASARKTAEDVFAKGGVGDDLPELAIPAEGMPLVAALTAIGFTKSNGEAKRKVAEGAVRLDDAAVGDPQMIVQPAGGQTIKLSLGKKRHGLLTRKA
- a CDS encoding DOMON-like domain-containing protein; translated protein: MSRLICHPETPPLAVERVEAQLIRLPAAGASTGALLARYRITGIGRLVMPAFTGRGREDGLWKHSCAELFLAPETPGYREYNFAPTGRWAAYDFRDYRKPAGEYEPLEIPEISVRTGDTMAVLDARLNPREITGFVRANLSMVIEEEGGHLSYWALAHPGDRPDFHHPDSFLHQIEPA
- a CDS encoding MoxR family ATPase; its protein translation is MQRFTGTENYVATDDLKVAVNAAVTLRRPLLVKGEPGTGKTVLAHEISKAIGAPLIEWGVKSTTKAQQGLYEYDAVARLRDGQLGDERVHDIANYIRKGKLWEAFTSPELPVLLIDEIDKADIEFPNDLLQELDRMTFDVYETGERIEARERPIVVITSNNEKDLPDAFLRRCFFHYIKFPDPGTMAEIVEVHFPGIQQRLVAKALEMFYEIRDVPGLKKKPSTSELLDWLKLLLVEDMPLDVLQQKDATKAIPPLHGALLKNEQDVMLFERLAFMARRER
- a CDS encoding exo-beta-N-acetylmuramidase NamZ domain-containing protein; its protein translation is MKFGIDRLLADPALRAPLRGKRVALVAHPASVTAELTHSLDALMACDDIEITAAFGPQHGLKGDKQDNMVETADETDPAYGIPVFSLYGEVRRPSGQMMSTADVFLFDLQDLGCRIYTFVTTLLYMLEAAAEAGKEVWVLDRPNPAGRPVEGTLLLPGQESFVGAGPMVMRHGLTLGEMGHWFVRHFGLDVAYRVIEMDGWQPDAAAGFGWPEDRIWINPSPNAANLNMARAYAGTVMIEGATVSEGRGTTRPLEVLFGAPDLDARAVLAEMQSFAPEWLAGCALRECWFEPTFHKHAGTLCSGLMVHAEEPFYDHAAFRPWRLQALAFKAIRRLYPDYDLWRDFPYEYEFDRLAIDVINGGPALREWVDDPASTPAGLEAVAGADEARWRREIAPFLLY